A single genomic interval of Paralichthys olivaceus isolate ysfri-2021 chromosome 7, ASM2471397v2, whole genome shotgun sequence harbors:
- the LOC109624253 gene encoding uncharacterized protein, with the protein MVDRNIALEALGALCNGNVTSVQKQSSPAAFARASFPAGIQQQLSINLLVSTITDADETSPASRSSFYHIKSILESCPAADFPALDEPVLKNLIIDEDEFFAPQYDYDFTKLTETETYWRGGEKYERPCGWYRFGLKVLDKYCENTWLGTVYRGTQSSPGEWPVSYHGTSKQGAEGIIGDHYQPGPGQVYGRGIYSTPDISEANRYAKTFTSGTNGKKYKVILQNRINPKYRKKYYNDRYWLVPIPKGTSDAAEQEMVNRAIRPYGLLLREV; encoded by the exons ATGGTTGATAGAAACATTGCACTGGAGGCTTTGGGAGCGCTCTGCAATGGCAATGTGACGTCTGTCCAGAAACAAAGTTCACCAGCTGCTTTCGCCAGAGCAAGCTTTCCTGCGGGAATACAGCAGCAGCTGTCCATCAACCTTCTCGTCTCTACTATCACGGATGCAGATGAAACCTC CCCAGCGTCAAGATCCAGCTTCTACCACATCAAGTCAATCCTGGAAAGCTGTCCTGCAGCTGATTTCCCTGCACTGGATGAGCCGGTTCTGAAGAATCTGATTATCGATGAGGACGAATTCTTTGCCCCCCAGTATGACTATGATTTCACCAAGCTGACTGAGACCGAGACCTATTGGAGAGGTGGCGAGAAATATGAGCGTCCATGCGGTTGGTACCGATTTGGACTCAAG GTGCTGGACAAGTATTGTGAAAACACCTGGCTGGGAACTGTGTACCGAGGCACCCAGTCGAGCCCAGGGGAGTGGCCTGTGTCTTACCACGGGACGTCAAAGCAAGGTGCTGAAGGCATCATCGGAGATCACTACCAG CCAGGACCAGGGCAGGTGTATGGCAGGGGGATTTACTCCACACCGGACATAAGTGAGGCAAACCGATACGCCAAAACGTTCACCTCCGGCACGAACGGCAAGAAGTACAAAGTGATTCTGCAGAATCGAATCAATCCTAAGTACAGAAAGAAATACTATAACGACAGGTACTGGCTGGTCCCCATCCCAAAGGGAACATCAGATGCAGCAGAGCAGGAGATGGTAAATAGGGCCATCCGCCCTTATGGCCTTCTGCTGAGAGAGGTCTAA
- the LOC109624196 gene encoding uncharacterized protein, translating into MSDRDVILEALSILCNANFTYRQGSHLDLRGGSNMPITGFISTLMGRSDLRTVLRGPIVIDEKEFFDPKYDYDFTDLKDTETYYRGDEVYERPCGWKRYALKVLDKYPDGNAWLGERGNCTTTGSKAGEWPVSYHGTSQIGAQGIIIAQFQPGPGQVYGRGIYSTPYISEALPYTKSFTSVSTGKKYQVVLQNRVNPAYREKHNNGKYWLVPVPKGISEKQEVEIVEKAIRPYALLLKQV; encoded by the exons atgtctgatagagatgttATACTTGAGGCTCTTTCCATCCTCTGCAATGCCAATTTCACATATCGTCAAGGTTCACACCTTGACCTGCGAGGAGGCTCAAATATGCCCATCACCGGATTCATATCTACACTAATGGGAAG GTCTGACCTTCGTACAGTGTTGAGAGGACCCATTGTTATTGATGAGAAAGAATTCTTCGACCCTAAGTATGACTATGATTTCACTGATTTGAAAGACACAGAAACGTACTACAGAGGAGATGAGGTGTATGAACGCCCCTGTGGTTGGAAACGTTACGCTCTTAAG GTGCTGGATAAATACCCAGATGGAAACGCCTGGCTGGGAGAGCGAGGAAACTGCACCACCACAGGCTCAAAGGCAGGAGAGTGGCCTGTGTCCTACCATGGGACGTCACAGATCGGCGCCCAAGGCATCATCATAGCACAATTCCAG CCAGGCCCAGGTCAGGTGTACGGCAGGGGGATTTATTCTACACCATACATTTCTGAGGCCTTACCCTACACCAAGTCCTTCACCTCCGTCTCAACGGGCAAGAAGTACCAGGTGGTTCTGCAGAATCGAGTCAACCCCGCGTACAGAGAGAAGCACAACAATGGCAAATATTGGCTGGTTCCAGTCCCGAAAGGGATATCCGAAAAACAGGAGGTGGAGATTGTGGAAAAAGCCATCCGCCCGTACGCACTCCTGCTTAAACAAGTGTGA
- the LOC109624105 gene encoding high choriolytic enzyme 1-like, translating to MSKCALSLLILLVASDCSWAEEKDLPVSELLWKANRDVVRREDEPLVIDDIAYDNENERNSDPCVTNGCMWPSSADGNVYVPYTIASHYSSRERSIIERGLQSFKDVSCIRFVERTGQRDFLSIQSDSGCYSYVGRRGYAQTLSLDRQGCLYHSTVQRELLHALGFHHEQCRSDRDQYIQILWENIQPGLEYAFDKIDTLNMDTPYDYSSVMQYERFAFSANNKATMVPIPNTNVELGMSSQMSSNDILRLNRLYKCTSFRP from the exons ATGTCGAAGTGTGCTCTCAGTCTCCTGATCCTCCTCGTGGCTTCTGACTGCTCCTGGGCTGAAGAGAAG GATCTGCCCGTCTCTGAGCTCCTGTGGAAAGCCAACCGGGATGTTG TGCGTAGGGAGGATGAGCCCCTCGTCATAGATGACATCGCCTATGACAATGAGAATGAGAGGAACTCTGATCCGTGCGTCACCAACGGCTGCATGTGGCCCAGTTCGGCGGATGGGAACGTCTACGTGCCCTACACCATCGCCTCACATTACT CTTCCCGTGAGCGCTCCATCATCGAGCGCGGGCTGCAGTCCTTCAAAGACGTCTCCTGCATTCGCTTTGTCGAAAGAACCGGCCAGAGAGACTTCCTGAGCATCCAGTCCGACAGCGG CTGCTATTCCTACGTTGGCCGCCGCGGTTACGCCCAGACATTGTCTCTCGACCGTCAGGGCTGCCTCTACCACAGCACCGTCCAGCGCGAGCTGCTCCACGCCCTCGGCTTTCACCACGAGCAGTGTCGCTCCGACAGAGACCAGTACATCCAAATCCTGTGGGAGAACATCCAGCCCG GTTTGGAGTACGCCTTTGACAAGATCGACACTCTGAACATGGACACCCCATACGACTACAGCTCTGTCATGCAGTACGAGAG GTTTGCCTTCTCTGCAAACAATAAGGCCACCATGGTGCCCATCCCCAACACCAATGTTGAGCTTGGCATGTCCAGCCAGATGAGCAGCAATGACATCCTGAGACTGAACAGGCTGTACAAGTGTACAAGTTTTAGACC GTGA
- the LOC109624242 gene encoding low choriolytic enzyme: MAAMKCILGLLALLAVSAWTEARVLKNANGDGDSDNDAAGDPTVTEQLEKANENLNHDRDGIQINGDIAVSRLPTLRNADPCVLRGCMWPKATDGNVYVPYVIANHYSYQELDIIRRGLNSFSYSTCIRFFPRTNQRDYLNIQSLDGCYSFVGRQGNGQTVSLSRRGCIYHGTVQHELLHALGFNHEQCRSDRDQHIRVLLQNVIKGQDYNFKKLNTLNQGTPYDYGSVMHYGRLAFSKDNRNPTMVAIPNPNAVFGLAKQMSQNDINRINLLYCRK, from the exons ATGGCAGCGATGAAGTGCATCCTGGGTCTCCTGGCCCTGCTTGCAGTCTCAGCCTGGACCGAGGCGAGG GTGCTGAAGAATGCAAATGGTGATGGTGACAGTGACAATGACGCTGCAGGAGACCCGACtgtcacagagcagctggagaaaGCCAATGAGAATCTCA ACCATGACCGTGACGGTATACAGATTAACGGGGACATCGCCGTGTCCCGTCTGCCCACCCTGAGGAACGCCGACCCCTGCGTGCTGCGTGGATGCATGTGGCCCAAAGCCACTGATGGCAACGTTTACGTCCCCTATGTCATCGCTAATCATTACT CATATCAGGAGCTGGACATCATCCGAAGGGGCCTCAACTCCTTCTCCTACTCCACCTGCATTCGCTTCTTCCCCCGCACCAACCAGAGGGACTACCTAAACATCCAGTCCCTGGATGG ATGCTACTCCTTTGTGGGTCGCCAGGGAAATGGCCAAACAGTGTCTCTGAGCCGACGGGGCTGCATCTATCATGGAACGGTCCAGCACGAGCTGCTCCACGCACTGGGCTTCAACCACGAGCAGTGTCGCTCTGACAGGGACCAGCACATCAGGGTCCTTCTGCAGAATGTCATCAAGG GTCAGGATTACAACTTTAAGAAGCTCAACACTCTGAACCAGGGGACTCCGTATGACTACGGCTCCGTCATGCACTACGGCAG ACTGGCTTTCTCCAAAGATAACAGGAATCCCACTATGGTGGCTATTCCCAACCCCAACGCTGTGTTCGGCCTGGCCAAGCAGATGAGCCAGAATGACATCAACCGCATCAACCTGCTGTACTGCAGGAAGTAG